From the Synechococcus sp. HK01-R genome, one window contains:
- a CDS encoding aspartate-semialdehyde dehydrogenase — MSPSPSNPTASLPNRPLTVAVLGASGAVGQELLQLLDERAFPVGELRLLASARSAGTTQSWKGQEHSVQEVTAASFEGVDLVLASAGGSVSRQWRQAITQAGALMVDNSSAFRMEDGVPLVVPEVNPKAAFKHQGVIANPNCTTILLTLALAPLAAKRPMRRVVVSTYQSASGAGARAMEELQTLSRVVLDGGEAKSEVLPHSLAFNLFLHNSPLQANSYCEEEMKMVNETRKIMDLPALRFTATCVRVPVLRAHSEAVNVEFEQPFPVEEARALLAAAPGVELIEQPECNRFPMPTDVTGRDPVAVGRIRQDISDPNALEFWLCGDQIRKGAALNAIQIAELLINA; from the coding sequence TTGTCTCCCTCTCCGTCGAACCCCACCGCTTCTCTGCCGAATCGCCCCTTAACCGTCGCCGTGCTCGGTGCCAGTGGTGCAGTGGGACAGGAGCTTTTGCAGCTGCTGGATGAGCGTGCATTTCCGGTTGGTGAGCTGCGATTGCTTGCTTCAGCCCGCTCTGCTGGAACGACCCAGAGCTGGAAGGGGCAGGAGCATTCGGTTCAGGAAGTGACGGCTGCCTCCTTCGAAGGGGTGGACTTGGTGCTCGCCTCTGCTGGTGGTTCGGTCTCGCGACAATGGCGCCAGGCGATTACTCAGGCCGGCGCCCTGATGGTGGACAACTCCAGCGCCTTTCGCATGGAGGACGGTGTGCCGCTGGTGGTGCCTGAGGTGAATCCGAAGGCGGCCTTCAAGCATCAGGGCGTCATCGCCAATCCCAACTGCACAACGATCCTGCTCACCCTCGCGCTCGCTCCCCTGGCAGCGAAACGACCCATGCGTCGTGTTGTGGTGAGCACCTATCAGTCGGCCAGCGGTGCCGGTGCCCGGGCCATGGAAGAACTTCAGACCCTCAGTCGTGTGGTGTTGGACGGAGGTGAAGCCAAGAGTGAAGTGCTGCCCCATTCCCTCGCCTTCAACCTGTTTCTCCATAACTCGCCGCTGCAAGCCAACAGCTACTGCGAAGAGGAGATGAAGATGGTCAATGAGACCCGCAAGATCATGGATCTCCCTGCGTTGCGTTTCACGGCCACCTGCGTTCGCGTGCCCGTGCTGCGTGCCCACTCAGAGGCGGTGAATGTGGAGTTTGAGCAGCCGTTCCCTGTGGAGGAGGCCCGTGCCCTCCTGGCGGCAGCTCCAGGGGTCGAGCTGATTGAGCAGCCCGAGTGCAACCGTTTCCCGATGCCCACGGATGTGACCGGCCGCGATCCCGTGGCGGTGGGTCGGATCCGTCAAGACATCAGTGATCCCAACGCCCTGGAGTTCTGGCTCTGCGGTGACCAGATTCGCAAGGGCGCGGCCCTCAACGCGATCCAGATTGCCGAACTGCTGATTAACGCATGA
- the dapA gene encoding 4-hydroxy-tetrahydrodipicolinate synthase — MTLSAALSPTPFGRLLTAMVTPFDADGRVDLALAGRLARHLVDEGSDGLVVCGTTGESPTLSWQEQVQLLEAVRQAVGSGVKVLAGTGSNSTAEAVEATREAAAAGADGALVVVPYYNKPPQEGLEAHFRAVAEAAPELPLMLYNIPGRTGCSMVPSTVARLMDCANVVSFKAASGSTDEVSQLRLSCGARLAVYSGDDALTLPMLAVGAVGVVSVASHLVGRRLRAMIEAQLSGRNAEALGLHEQLLPLFRALFATTNPIPVKAALEASGWPVGAPRLPLVPLETAMRDDLIQTLSALRQT; from the coding sequence ATGACCCTCTCCGCAGCCCTCTCTCCCACCCCCTTCGGCCGTCTGCTCACGGCGATGGTCACTCCTTTCGATGCCGACGGCCGGGTTGACCTGGCCTTGGCCGGTCGTCTCGCCCGCCATCTCGTCGACGAGGGATCCGATGGTCTTGTGGTGTGCGGCACCACGGGTGAATCCCCCACCTTGAGCTGGCAGGAGCAGGTGCAGCTGCTGGAGGCCGTGCGTCAGGCGGTGGGCTCTGGGGTGAAGGTGCTGGCGGGCACAGGCAGTAACAGCACCGCCGAGGCGGTGGAGGCCACCCGAGAGGCGGCGGCTGCCGGGGCCGATGGGGCCTTGGTGGTGGTGCCTTACTACAACAAGCCTCCTCAGGAGGGGCTGGAGGCCCATTTCCGGGCCGTGGCCGAGGCAGCCCCCGAGTTGCCGTTGATGCTTTACAACATCCCCGGCCGCACCGGCTGTTCGATGGTGCCGTCCACGGTGGCTCGACTCATGGATTGCGCCAACGTCGTGAGTTTCAAGGCCGCCAGTGGCAGCACCGATGAGGTGAGCCAGCTGCGCCTGAGTTGCGGTGCCCGGCTTGCCGTCTACAGCGGGGATGACGCCTTGACGCTGCCGATGCTGGCCGTCGGTGCCGTCGGCGTGGTCAGCGTGGCCAGTCACCTGGTGGGCCGGCGCCTGCGCGCCATGATCGAAGCCCAGCTCAGTGGCCGCAATGCCGAGGCCCTCGGCCTGCATGAACAGTTGCTCCCCTTGTTCCGGGCCCTGTTCGCCACCACGAATCCGATTCCGGTGAAAGCCGCCCTTGAGGCCAGTGGTTGGCCCGTTGGAGCCCCCCGTCTTCCCCTTGTTCCCCTGGAGACCGCCATGCGCGATGACCTGATCCAAACCCTGTCTGCCCTGCGTCAGACCTGA
- a CDS encoding ribonuclease J, translating to MTASISTSRNGATAAQEPCLRVIPLGGLHEIGKNTCVFEYGDDLMLVDAGLAFPSDGMHGVNVVLPDTSFLRQNQKRIRGMIVTHGHEDHIGGIAHHLKHFNIPVIYGPRLALSMLTGKMDEAGVSDRTTLQTVGPRDVVRVGQHFSVEFIRNTHSMADSFSLAITTPVGTIIFTGDFKFDHTPVDGEHFDLARLAHHGDNGVLCLFSDSTNAEVPGFCPPERSVFPNLDRHMAQAEGRVIVTTFASSIHRVSMILELALKNGRKVGLLGRSMLNVIAKARELGYMRAPDDLFVPIKQINDVPDRETLLLMTGSQGEPLAALSRISRGEHPQVKVKTTDTIIFSASPIPGNTISVVNTIDRLMMLGAKVVYGKGEGIHVSGHGFQEDQKLMLALTRPKFFVPVHGEHRMLVCHAKTGHSMGVPEDNTLIIENGDVVELTAESIRKGDPVKAGIELLDQSRNGIVDARVLKERQQLAEDGIVTILAAISTDGAMVAPPRVNLRGVVTTADARKMSLWTEREISWVLENRWKQLTRNTGGKAPEVDWMGVQREVEVGLGRRMRRELQVEPLILCLVQPAPGGTPVYKGRADAEPDDRPAPRGRGGRGGHGGGGHHGQGRRDRDRAPAPVKAVPAPAAAGQSAPAASTPASTAEKAVAAQAIATKTAVATKGVGAKPDPDQDMPAGRTRRRRSAAA from the coding sequence ATGACTGCTTCGATCTCTACGTCCCGCAATGGCGCGACCGCCGCCCAGGAGCCCTGTCTGCGCGTGATTCCCCTCGGGGGACTGCACGAGATCGGCAAGAACACCTGCGTGTTCGAGTACGGCGATGACCTGATGCTGGTGGATGCCGGCCTGGCCTTCCCGAGCGATGGCATGCACGGCGTGAATGTGGTGCTGCCCGACACCAGTTTCCTGCGCCAGAACCAGAAACGGATCCGGGGCATGATCGTGACCCACGGTCATGAAGACCACATCGGTGGCATTGCCCACCACCTCAAGCACTTCAACATCCCGGTGATCTACGGGCCTCGGCTGGCCCTATCGATGCTCACCGGAAAGATGGATGAGGCCGGTGTGAGCGATCGCACCACCCTGCAGACCGTCGGTCCCCGTGATGTGGTGCGGGTCGGTCAGCATTTCTCGGTGGAGTTCATCCGCAACACCCACTCGATGGCCGACAGCTTCTCGCTGGCGATCACGACGCCTGTGGGCACGATCATCTTCACGGGCGACTTCAAGTTCGATCACACCCCCGTGGATGGGGAGCATTTCGACTTGGCCCGTCTCGCTCACCACGGCGACAACGGCGTGCTGTGCCTGTTCAGCGATTCCACCAATGCCGAGGTACCTGGCTTCTGCCCGCCGGAGCGTTCGGTCTTCCCCAACCTGGATCGTCACATGGCCCAGGCGGAAGGTCGGGTCATCGTCACCACCTTCGCCAGTTCGATTCACCGGGTGTCGATGATCCTGGAGCTGGCCCTCAAGAACGGCCGCAAGGTGGGTCTGCTTGGCCGATCCATGCTGAACGTGATCGCGAAGGCGCGGGAGCTCGGCTACATGCGCGCTCCGGATGATCTGTTTGTGCCGATCAAGCAAATCAATGATGTGCCTGATCGCGAAACCCTGTTGCTGATGACCGGAAGCCAGGGGGAACCGTTGGCTGCCCTGAGCCGGATTTCCCGTGGTGAGCACCCTCAGGTGAAGGTGAAAACCACCGACACGATCATCTTCTCGGCCAGCCCAATTCCTGGAAACACGATCTCCGTGGTCAACACGATCGACCGCCTGATGATGCTTGGGGCGAAGGTGGTCTATGGCAAGGGCGAGGGCATTCACGTGTCGGGCCATGGCTTCCAGGAAGACCAGAAGTTGATGCTGGCTCTCACCAGGCCCAAGTTCTTCGTGCCGGTGCACGGTGAGCACCGCATGCTCGTCTGCCACGCCAAGACTGGTCACTCCATGGGTGTGCCGGAAGACAACACCCTGATCATTGAAAACGGTGATGTGGTCGAGCTCACGGCTGAGTCGATCCGCAAGGGTGATCCGGTCAAGGCCGGTATTGAGCTGCTCGATCAGTCGCGCAACGGCATTGTTGATGCTCGTGTGCTGAAGGAGCGACAGCAGCTCGCCGAAGACGGCATCGTGACGATCCTGGCGGCGATCAGTACGGATGGGGCCATGGTCGCTCCCCCTCGGGTGAATCTGCGTGGTGTGGTGACCACGGCGGATGCCCGCAAGATGTCGCTGTGGACCGAACGGGAAATCAGCTGGGTTCTGGAGAACCGCTGGAAGCAGCTCACCCGCAACACCGGCGGCAAGGCCCCTGAAGTGGATTGGATGGGTGTGCAGCGCGAGGTTGAGGTGGGCCTGGGCCGGCGTATGCGCCGCGAGTTGCAGGTGGAGCCTTTGATTCTTTGCCTGGTGCAGCCCGCTCCCGGTGGCACGCCGGTGTACAAGGGCCGCGCCGATGCCGAGCCTGATGATCGTCCGGCACCCCGGGGCCGCGGTGGCCGTGGCGGTCACGGTGGTGGTGGCCATCACGGCCAGGGGCGTCGCGACCGCGACCGCGCTCCTGCCCCCGTCAAGGCGGTACCGGCTCCTGCAGCTGCGGGCCAGTCAGCTCCAGCGGCGTCGACTCCGGCATCCACTGCCGAGAAGGCTGTCGCGGCCCAGGCTATTGCCACCAAGACTGCTGTTGCCACCAAGGGGGTGGGGGCCAAGCCCGACCCGGATCAGGACATGCCGGCCGGTCGCACCCGCCGCCGCCGTTCGGCGGCGGCCTGA
- a CDS encoding HlyD family secretion protein yields the protein MSPFQSNNPIGGLIRKAQDQLERRAGSLTHNESVLQQDRIWLRSVTWGLVGTTLIGIGWLAIARTEEVVVAQGKLEPVGNVKDLQIPSGGVVKAILVKGGDRVKKGQVLIELDQKSSSQELKSLQESQRLKQQQLSQKQQQLLLKQQEKARSNEINREQISNLKARLALEEKILSRLSKLAKEGASSELQYLQQQNKVEELRGSVSKEMVEGRRQQSVLDQQIEQINAETAGLRSDLAQLRSQITQAEVTLGYQSLRAPVDGVVFDLKLTTPGFVAQTGEPALKVVPFNTLEADVEIPSSKIGFVRRGQPAEISIDSFPATDFGVLEGSVASVGSDALAPDAQKGRQEYRFPATIKLDSQQLKLKNGSSLPLQVGMSLTANIKLRSVSYLQLLLNTFRSKTDSLREI from the coding sequence ATGAGTCCGTTCCAATCCAATAACCCGATCGGTGGTTTAATCCGCAAGGCTCAGGATCAGCTCGAGCGTCGTGCCGGTTCCCTCACCCACAACGAATCGGTGCTTCAGCAGGACCGCATCTGGCTGCGCTCCGTCACCTGGGGGTTGGTCGGCACCACGTTGATCGGCATCGGCTGGCTGGCGATCGCCCGCACCGAAGAGGTGGTGGTAGCCCAGGGCAAACTCGAGCCTGTCGGCAACGTCAAAGACCTTCAGATCCCGTCCGGAGGTGTGGTCAAGGCAATCCTGGTGAAGGGTGGCGACCGAGTGAAGAAAGGCCAGGTGCTGATCGAGCTCGATCAGAAGAGCAGCAGCCAAGAACTGAAGTCGCTCCAGGAATCCCAGCGCCTCAAGCAGCAGCAGCTCTCCCAGAAGCAACAGCAACTGCTGCTCAAGCAACAGGAGAAGGCACGGAGCAACGAGATCAACCGTGAGCAGATCAGCAACCTCAAGGCCCGTCTTGCCCTCGAAGAGAAGATCCTGAGTCGTCTCTCCAAACTGGCCAAAGAAGGCGCCTCCTCAGAACTGCAGTACCTGCAGCAGCAAAACAAGGTGGAGGAACTGCGCGGCAGCGTGAGCAAGGAGATGGTGGAAGGCCGGCGCCAACAAAGCGTGCTTGACCAGCAGATCGAACAGATCAATGCCGAAACCGCTGGTCTGCGCAGCGACCTGGCCCAGCTGCGCTCCCAGATCACCCAGGCGGAGGTGACCCTCGGCTACCAGTCCCTGCGAGCCCCGGTCGATGGAGTGGTGTTCGACCTCAAGCTCACCACGCCAGGCTTTGTGGCCCAAACTGGCGAACCAGCCCTGAAGGTGGTGCCGTTCAACACCCTCGAGGCCGATGTGGAAATCCCCAGCAGCAAGATCGGTTTCGTGCGCAGGGGCCAACCAGCCGAGATCAGCATTGATTCCTTCCCTGCCACCGATTTCGGCGTACTGGAAGGCAGTGTGGCGTCGGTGGGATCCGATGCCCTCGCCCCCGACGCCCAGAAGGGCCGCCAGGAGTACCGCTTTCCGGCCACGATCAAGCTCGACAGCCAGCAACTCAAGCTGAAGAACGGCAGCAGCCTGCCCTTGCAGGTGGGCATGTCGCTCACCGCCAACATCAAGCTGCGTAGCGTCAGCTATCTGCAGCTGCTGCTCAACACCTTCCGCAGCAAGACTGACTCACTGCGGGAGATCTGA
- a CDS encoding ABC transporter transmembrane domain-containing protein has translation MTQTPVGQLIRQEAIRCLSKAAQERVLQQAQLLSFELGQQLVEPGVIPGRVLILIQGRARLVGQDQGRLLSLGKFEPGAVLGAASLMNGRGVENLIASDSLTAAAISDELWAELYQEEDSFRRWCDAQLWASETTALIQDLQERNARADHTSLQLLQEALREARRVPLDAAAIQEAETSNRQVFLTSAWAGCTPGERLNPSALPPASQPFPARLISLPTALVEQITNSEPQGAEATASSGELTATTTEAANSARVPTPAGPAPVSRFSPDADLLDQLRLIRAEGVLQETLACFQMLAQLMKLPFRRDAIEKVLREMTRRGQEPNLRLCGQIAAGLGLHVSGARVAAAMGTRLQTPTLVPWGGSFALVARSNQSGLVLASPRDGIVELAPEQLDDAFPDGLDVLLLERSNATLNQSFGPSWFWPALRRYRGVLVQVLIASFVVQLFALANPLLIQVIIDKVISQRSLDTLQVLGIALVAVTLLEGVLGSLKTFLFSETTNRIDQRLGAEVIDHLLRLPLGYFDKRPVGELGSRISELEKIRNFLTGQALTTLLDAAFSVIYIVVMVVYSWLLTLIALAVLPIQIALTLIGAPLFRRQYRQAAEANAKTQSHLVEVLTGIQTVKSQNVEMVSRFSWQELYATYINRSFEKTISGTVLNQTSQVLQKLSQLLVLWVGATLVLSGELTIGQLIAFRIISGYVTQPLLRLSSIWQSIQELKVSFERLADVIDTPQESDALDKAKVPLPPIEGDVSFENLSFRFLPDMDPVLKDVNLHVKAGTFVGIVGQSGSGKSTLMKLLPRLYAPEEGRILIDGYDIDKVELYSLRRQIGIVPQDPLLFSGSISDNIALTQPDAGSDEIVMAAKLADAHDFIMGLPNGYSTPVGERGASLSGGQRQRIAIARTLLSNPKLLVMDEATSALDYETERRVCDNLVGALQDCTVFFITHRLATVRRADLIVVMHLGVVAEVGSHDELMERRGRYYALYRQQEAG, from the coding sequence ATGACCCAGACACCCGTTGGCCAGCTGATCCGGCAGGAAGCGATCCGCTGTCTGAGCAAAGCCGCCCAGGAGCGAGTGCTCCAACAGGCCCAACTGCTCTCGTTTGAGCTTGGTCAGCAGTTGGTGGAACCCGGCGTCATTCCGGGGCGGGTGCTGATCCTGATCCAGGGCCGCGCACGACTCGTCGGCCAGGATCAAGGTCGCCTTCTTTCCCTCGGCAAGTTTGAGCCCGGTGCTGTGCTGGGTGCGGCGAGCCTGATGAATGGTCGGGGTGTCGAAAACCTGATCGCCAGTGATTCACTCACCGCGGCAGCGATCAGCGATGAGCTCTGGGCCGAGCTCTACCAAGAGGAAGACAGCTTCCGCCGCTGGTGTGATGCCCAGCTCTGGGCCTCGGAAACCACCGCTCTGATTCAGGATCTGCAGGAGCGCAACGCCCGGGCCGACCACACCTCTCTACAACTGCTCCAAGAAGCCCTGCGAGAAGCCCGAAGGGTGCCCCTCGATGCAGCAGCAATCCAAGAGGCAGAGACATCGAACCGCCAGGTGTTTCTGACCTCGGCCTGGGCCGGTTGCACCCCAGGTGAACGCCTGAATCCATCGGCACTGCCGCCCGCTAGCCAACCGTTCCCGGCACGCCTCATCAGTCTGCCAACGGCTCTTGTTGAGCAGATCACCAACAGCGAACCGCAGGGCGCCGAAGCAACAGCCAGCAGCGGCGAGCTCACTGCCACGACGACAGAAGCGGCAAACAGTGCACGGGTCCCCACTCCCGCGGGTCCAGCACCGGTCAGCCGCTTCAGCCCCGATGCCGACCTGCTCGATCAGTTGCGTCTGATCCGCGCCGAGGGCGTGCTCCAGGAAACCCTGGCCTGCTTCCAGATGTTGGCGCAACTCATGAAGCTGCCCTTCCGCCGCGATGCGATCGAAAAGGTGCTGCGGGAGATGACGCGCCGCGGGCAGGAACCAAATCTGCGCCTCTGCGGCCAGATCGCCGCAGGCCTTGGCTTGCATGTGTCCGGTGCCCGGGTTGCCGCCGCCATGGGGACCCGCCTGCAGACTCCCACCCTGGTGCCCTGGGGGGGCAGCTTCGCCCTAGTGGCACGCAGCAACCAAAGCGGTCTCGTCCTCGCCTCCCCCCGGGACGGCATCGTTGAACTGGCTCCCGAGCAACTGGACGACGCCTTCCCCGATGGCCTCGATGTGCTGCTGCTGGAGCGCTCCAACGCCACCCTCAACCAGAGCTTCGGACCCTCCTGGTTCTGGCCGGCCCTGCGCCGCTACCGCGGCGTGCTCGTGCAGGTGCTGATCGCCAGCTTCGTGGTGCAACTCTTTGCCCTGGCCAACCCCCTGCTGATCCAGGTGATCATCGACAAGGTGATCAGCCAGCGCAGTCTCGACACCCTTCAGGTGCTGGGGATTGCCCTCGTGGCCGTGACCCTGCTGGAGGGAGTGCTCGGCAGCCTCAAGACGTTCCTGTTCTCGGAAACGACCAACCGCATCGATCAACGCCTCGGCGCCGAAGTGATCGATCACCTGCTCCGTTTACCACTCGGCTACTTCGACAAACGCCCCGTCGGTGAACTGGGCTCCCGGATCAGCGAGCTCGAAAAGATCCGCAACTTCCTGACCGGTCAGGCACTCACCACGCTTCTCGATGCCGCCTTCTCGGTGATTTACATCGTGGTGATGGTGGTCTACAGCTGGCTGCTCACCCTGATTGCCCTGGCGGTGCTGCCGATTCAGATCGCTCTCACCCTGATCGGCGCGCCTTTATTCCGCCGTCAGTACCGCCAAGCCGCGGAGGCCAACGCCAAGACCCAGAGCCATCTGGTGGAAGTGCTCACCGGCATTCAGACCGTGAAGAGCCAAAACGTGGAGATGGTGAGTCGCTTCTCCTGGCAGGAGCTGTATGCCACCTACATCAACCGCTCGTTCGAGAAAACGATCAGCGGCACCGTCCTCAACCAGACCTCCCAGGTGCTGCAAAAGCTCTCGCAGCTGCTGGTGCTCTGGGTCGGCGCCACCCTGGTGCTGAGCGGAGAACTCACCATCGGCCAGCTGATCGCCTTCCGGATCATCTCCGGCTACGTGACGCAGCCGCTGCTGCGCCTCTCCAGCATCTGGCAAAGCATCCAGGAGCTCAAGGTGAGCTTCGAACGTCTCGCCGATGTGATCGACACCCCCCAGGAATCCGACGCCCTCGACAAGGCCAAGGTGCCCCTGCCTCCGATCGAGGGGGACGTGAGCTTCGAAAACCTCAGCTTCCGTTTCCTTCCCGATATGGATCCGGTTCTCAAAGACGTGAACCTGCACGTCAAGGCGGGCACCTTTGTGGGCATTGTCGGCCAGAGCGGCAGCGGCAAGAGCACCCTGATGAAATTGCTGCCCCGCCTGTACGCCCCCGAGGAGGGTCGGATCCTGATCGATGGCTACGACATCGACAAGGTGGAGCTGTACTCCCTGCGCCGCCAGATCGGCATCGTGCCCCAGGACCCCCTGCTGTTCTCTGGCTCGATCAGCGACAACATTGCGCTCACCCAGCCCGATGCCGGCAGCGACGAAATCGTGATGGCCGCAAAGTTGGCCGATGCCCACGACTTCATCATGGGTCTGCCCAATGGCTACAGCACCCCCGTGGGTGAACGCGGAGCCTCCCTCAGCGGCGGACAGCGGCAACGGATCGCGATCGCCCGCACCCTGCTGAGCAACCCCAAGCTGCTGGTGATGGATGAAGCCACCAGCGCCCTCGACTACGAAACCGAGCGAAGGGTCTGCGACAACCTCGTCGGAGCTCTGCAGGACTGCACCGTTTTCTTCATCACCCACCGCCTCGCCACCGTGCGCCGGGCTGACCTGATCGTGGTCATGCACCTGGGCGTGGTGGCCGAGGTGGGCAGTCACGACGAACTGATGGAACGTCGGGGTCGCTACTACGCGCTGTATCGCCAGCAGGAGGCCGGTTGA
- a CDS encoding peptidylprolyl isomerase, protein MLNPTLPDLQLLIGGAGLDLLREHNLLEALIERMLVSELIRDIQPDPEALAAATEAYARQQGITADAVPSDVIERPLRMSRLARDQFGAKAEARFLVEKNRLDRVVYSLLRLNRRSQAQELYLRIAHGEADFSELAARFSQGTERNTNGVVGPVPLNQSHPVLSEKLRAAKPGALLEPFSVDRWWVVARLERFAPATFDERMADQMSMELLQEWVKQVTSRTLGALQANSDGSAS, encoded by the coding sequence GTGCTTAACCCAACCCTTCCCGATCTGCAGCTACTGATCGGTGGTGCGGGGCTCGATCTCCTCCGCGAGCACAACCTGCTCGAAGCCCTGATCGAACGAATGCTGGTTAGCGAACTGATCCGAGACATCCAGCCCGACCCTGAAGCGCTGGCGGCTGCAACGGAGGCCTACGCCCGCCAGCAGGGGATCACCGCCGACGCCGTGCCCAGCGACGTGATCGAACGACCACTGCGCATGAGTCGTCTCGCGCGAGACCAGTTCGGCGCCAAAGCCGAAGCCCGTTTCCTCGTGGAAAAAAACCGGTTGGACCGTGTGGTTTACAGCCTTCTTCGGCTGAACAGACGCTCCCAGGCCCAGGAGCTCTATCTGCGCATCGCCCATGGAGAAGCCGATTTCAGCGAGTTGGCAGCTCGCTTCTCTCAAGGCACAGAGCGCAACACCAACGGCGTCGTGGGGCCGGTGCCCCTGAATCAATCCCATCCAGTGCTCTCGGAGAAATTGCGAGCCGCCAAGCCAGGTGCCCTGCTCGAACCCTTCAGCGTGGACCGCTGGTGGGTGGTTGCCCGGCTCGAACGCTTCGCACCAGCCACGTTCGATGAACGGATGGCCGATCAAATGAGCATGGAATTGCTTCAGGAGTGGGTGAAGCAGGTAACCTCCCGTACATTGGGCGCGCTTCAGGCTAACAGCGACGGTTCTGCGTCATGA
- a CDS encoding sulfotransferase family protein codes for MGRVQPPLILLLGMHRSGTSLLAGLLQRLGVALPGTLIAADAHNPSGYFEWREVVDLQEQLLMDLERWWPAAEGLRPLPEGWLDHPATRAAAAQLQRLLSVEQARQQGPWLIKDPRSSRLLPLWLGLAAALELPLHLVLSIRDPAEVVTSLMRRDRVATGMDALRAQRLWWLHNQEVLAALPPGQALTFVDYSAWFSSPEQQLERLLTALPELQPREEQRLQALALIDPRLQRSGRTPLQARALDEPIEAGCRRLLAGARSLQPWPGARIPSLEQQDPEFAAGDLADPHGWQAWCDRHHSWPAPRRHPPLPVGNCVHVHVHVHVHVHVLGRSRWKPRLGRWLRRLPLSVCPEASTRRIALNFSVPAPAAAQQWRSSGSNNWRRRS; via the coding sequence ATGGGTCGCGTGCAGCCACCCTTGATCTTGTTGCTGGGGATGCATCGCAGCGGCACCTCCCTGTTAGCGGGTCTCCTGCAGCGGTTGGGGGTGGCGCTGCCAGGCACCTTGATCGCCGCCGACGCCCACAACCCCTCGGGGTATTTCGAGTGGCGGGAGGTGGTGGATCTGCAGGAGCAGTTGCTGATGGATCTGGAGCGCTGGTGGCCCGCGGCGGAGGGACTGCGTCCCTTGCCGGAGGGCTGGCTCGACCATCCAGCAACACGAGCGGCAGCCGCGCAGTTGCAGCGTTTGCTCAGTGTGGAACAGGCGCGCCAGCAGGGCCCATGGCTGATCAAGGATCCACGGAGCTCACGGCTGCTGCCTCTCTGGCTTGGCTTGGCTGCGGCCCTGGAGCTGCCTCTGCACCTGGTGCTGTCGATCCGAGATCCGGCGGAGGTGGTCACGTCACTCATGCGTCGCGATCGGGTGGCGACGGGGATGGATGCGTTGCGCGCCCAGCGGCTTTGGTGGTTGCACAACCAGGAGGTGCTGGCGGCACTGCCGCCAGGCCAGGCGCTGACGTTCGTTGATTACAGCGCTTGGTTCAGCTCTCCGGAGCAGCAGCTCGAGCGCCTGCTGACGGCTCTACCCGAGCTACAGCCAAGGGAAGAGCAACGGTTGCAGGCCCTGGCTCTGATCGATCCACGCCTGCAGCGCAGTGGACGCACGCCGCTCCAGGCCAGGGCTTTGGATGAACCGATTGAGGCGGGGTGTCGCCGTTTGCTGGCAGGGGCGCGGTCGCTGCAGCCCTGGCCTGGAGCAAGGATTCCGTCGCTGGAGCAGCAGGATCCAGAGTTTGCTGCTGGCGATCTGGCAGATCCCCATGGATGGCAAGCCTGGTGCGACCGGCATCACAGCTGGCCAGCCCCCCGCCGCCATCCGCCCTTGCCTGTGGGCAATTGTGTGCATGTGCATGTGCATGTGCATGTGCATGTGCATGTGCTAGGGCGTTCCCGCTGGAAACCGCGCCTTGGACGCTGGCTCAGACGGTTACCGCTCAGCGTTTGCCCTGAAGCATCAACGCGGCGGATAGCTCTGAACTTTTCCGTGCCCGCTCCAGCAGCGGCGCAGCAGTGGCGCAGCAGTGGCAGCAACAACTGGCGCAGGCGGAGCTGA